One part of the Brevundimonas subvibrioides ATCC 15264 genome encodes these proteins:
- the hfaA gene encoding holdfast anchoring protein HfaA, whose amino-acid sequence MAVRRKILAGGGLALAVIAAPALAQTTGSGGMASFQNGYGGARQSVTTAQTGSTRDQNGNRLIVDGIIQAGASAYSAQSGGVSQTWSGSGNASGGSAIGGSTAIGNNLNVVVQGSHNTVIVNSRQTNTGNVSARTDLTGTLTGF is encoded by the coding sequence ATGGCCGTCAGACGTAAGATCCTAGCCGGCGGGGGCCTGGCCCTTGCCGTCATCGCTGCTCCGGCCCTCGCCCAGACGACGGGTTCGGGGGGTATGGCGTCGTTCCAGAACGGCTATGGTGGCGCGCGCCAGTCGGTCACCACGGCCCAGACAGGCTCGACCCGGGACCAGAACGGCAATCGCCTGATCGTCGATGGAATCATCCAGGCCGGCGCGTCGGCCTATTCCGCGCAGTCCGGCGGCGTCTCCCAGACCTGGTCGGGATCCGGCAACGCCAGCGGCGGTTCGGCCATCGGCGGCTCGACCGCGATCGGCAACAATCTGAACGTGGTGGTCCAGGGCAGCCACAACACGGTGATCGTCAACTCGCGTCAGACCAACACGGGCAATGTCAGTGCCCGGACGGACCTGACCGGCACCCTGACAGGCTTCTGA
- a CDS encoding rhomboid family intramembrane serine protease: protein MFNAPLPAVLLAASMPALYFFQARAHTYWLELSFAPIDLSQGRYAGLLTSMLVHGGWAHAAMNAVAALTFGTPVARLFRGGVGLVVFLSLYIVSGVVATLGYGLVHWGSSDPLVGASGAVFGLIGAATRLTGGGGRVQPLTNRAVITMSIAWMAVNVVLGLIGFAPGSEGARIAWEAHAFGFLFGILAIGPLARWFAPLPNRTDAGKV from the coding sequence ATGTTCAATGCCCCCTTGCCGGCCGTGCTGCTGGCCGCCTCCATGCCGGCGCTGTATTTCTTCCAAGCCCGGGCCCACACCTATTGGCTGGAGCTGTCCTTCGCGCCGATCGACCTGAGCCAGGGGCGCTATGCGGGACTGTTAACGTCAATGTTGGTGCACGGCGGCTGGGCGCACGCGGCGATGAACGCCGTGGCGGCGCTGACGTTCGGGACGCCGGTCGCGCGACTGTTCCGGGGGGGCGTCGGGCTCGTCGTTTTTCTGTCCTTGTATATTGTGTCGGGTGTGGTCGCGACGCTGGGGTATGGCCTGGTCCATTGGGGCAGTTCGGATCCACTCGTCGGGGCATCGGGGGCCGTGTTCGGACTGATCGGCGCCGCGACCCGGTTGACGGGCGGAGGAGGGCGCGTCCAACCGCTGACCAACCGCGCGGTCATCACCATGTCGATCGCCTGGATGGCGGTGAATGTGGTGCTCGGCCTGATCGGGTTTGCCCCGGGGTCCGAAGGGGCCCGAATCGCGTGGGAAGCCCACGCCTTCGGCTTCCTGTTCGGCATTCTGGCGATCGGTCCCCTTGCGCGCTGGTTCGCGCCCCTTCCGAACAGGACGGATGCCGGAAAGGTTTGA
- a CDS encoding CBS domain-containing protein, with the protein MLVAEILKSKGGDVFSIAPDMTLARACGELDRCRVGALIVCDGERVVGVFSERDLVKAVAADGAPGLERPVSHYMTKDVIFAEPGETVAILMGRMTDRRIRHLPVLKDNRLSGVISIGDVVKCQIAEATQEADSLRTYIAAG; encoded by the coding sequence GTGCTGGTTGCAGAAATCCTCAAATCCAAAGGGGGCGACGTGTTCAGCATCGCCCCCGACATGACCCTGGCCAGGGCCTGTGGCGAACTGGACCGTTGCAGGGTCGGGGCGCTGATCGTCTGCGACGGAGAGCGGGTGGTCGGCGTCTTTTCCGAACGGGATCTGGTCAAGGCAGTGGCGGCGGACGGGGCACCGGGTCTGGAGCGGCCCGTGTCCCACTATATGACGAAGGACGTGATCTTCGCCGAACCCGGGGAGACCGTGGCCATCCTGATGGGGCGTATGACCGATCGCCGGATCCGGCATCTTCCGGTCCTGAAGGACAACCGCCTGTCCGGGGTGATCTCGATCGGCGACGTGGTGAAGTGCCAGATCGCGGAGGCGACACAGGAGGCCGACAGCCTGCGGACCTATATCGCGGCGGGGTGA